A section of the Agrobacterium tumefaciens genome encodes:
- a CDS encoding alpha/beta hydrolase, with the protein MFAGLSATGIVFGTLLFCASLTPSLLPRTWVMQGVLCGFSFAIGYLIGVALHAVWAYLELPEPSRHNMRGIRFLIGLAAAITAIAFLWQAKDWQNSIRVVMELDPLPSAHPTRTGGLAVLVAAVLIGAGRLFQLIRRFFAARSRHFLPRRLANVLGIAAAVIVSWMLLNGLIFDIGLRFADSSLKQVDALIEPDVPRPSDPLKTGSDASLMTWESLGRRGREFVAEGPRGETIAAFTGRAAKEPLRVYAGLNSAATPEERAALALSELKRVGGFERKVLLVVIPTGTGWIDPEALDTVEYLHDGDIASVAVQYSYLSSWIALLTEPDYGVETARALFEAIYGYWTTLPKETRPKLYLHGLSLGSLNSQKSSDLYDVLADPFQGALWSGPPFSSPTWRMATNGRVKGTPEWLPRFRDSSVIRFANQYTTAHMPDAAWGPMRIVYLQYASDPITFFEAASLYRRPQWMAHHGPDVSTSFRWFPVVTLLQLGLDVAAATTAPIGYGHVYAPEHYIDAWTEVTAPQGWSAEDIQRLKMFFKARRGSTDPA; encoded by the coding sequence TTGTTTGCGGGCCTTTCGGCAACCGGCATCGTCTTTGGCACCCTGCTATTCTGCGCCTCTCTCACCCCGTCGCTTCTGCCGCGCACCTGGGTGATGCAGGGCGTGCTTTGCGGCTTTTCCTTCGCAATCGGCTACCTGATAGGGGTCGCACTCCATGCCGTCTGGGCTTATCTGGAGCTGCCAGAACCCTCGCGTCACAATATGCGTGGCATTCGCTTTCTGATCGGACTTGCTGCGGCGATCACGGCGATTGCGTTTTTATGGCAGGCAAAGGACTGGCAAAACTCGATCCGCGTGGTGATGGAGCTTGATCCGCTCCCGAGCGCCCATCCCACCAGGACGGGGGGCCTTGCCGTACTGGTTGCGGCGGTTCTGATCGGCGCGGGCCGGCTGTTCCAGCTGATCCGGCGGTTCTTTGCCGCACGCAGCCGGCATTTCCTGCCGCGTCGCCTGGCCAATGTTCTCGGCATCGCAGCCGCCGTCATCGTATCATGGATGCTGCTCAACGGGCTGATCTTCGATATCGGGCTGCGCTTTGCGGATTCGTCACTGAAACAGGTCGACGCCTTGATCGAGCCGGATGTGCCGCGCCCTTCCGATCCGTTGAAGACCGGCAGCGACGCCTCGCTGATGACGTGGGAATCGCTCGGCCGGCGTGGACGCGAGTTTGTCGCGGAAGGTCCTCGGGGCGAGACCATAGCAGCCTTCACCGGCCGCGCCGCCAAGGAGCCGCTGCGGGTTTATGCGGGGCTGAACTCCGCCGCGACGCCCGAGGAACGGGCGGCTCTCGCGCTTTCGGAACTGAAGCGTGTCGGCGGCTTTGAACGCAAGGTGCTTCTCGTCGTCATTCCGACCGGCACCGGGTGGATCGATCCGGAAGCGCTCGATACGGTCGAGTATCTGCATGATGGCGATATCGCCAGCGTCGCGGTGCAATATTCCTATCTCTCCAGCTGGATCGCCCTGCTGACGGAGCCGGATTACGGTGTCGAGACGGCCCGCGCCCTGTTCGAAGCCATCTATGGTTATTGGACGACCCTGCCCAAGGAAACGCGACCGAAACTGTACCTGCATGGCCTGAGCCTCGGTTCGCTCAACTCGCAGAAGTCCTCCGATCTCTACGATGTGCTGGCCGATCCCTTCCAGGGTGCCTTGTGGAGCGGCCCGCCCTTTTCCAGCCCCACATGGCGCATGGCCACAAACGGCCGGGTGAAGGGCACGCCGGAATGGCTCCCACGCTTCCGCGATTCCTCCGTCATCCGCTTCGCCAATCAATATACAACGGCGCATATGCCCGATGCGGCATGGGGGCCGATGCGGATCGTCTATCTGCAATATGCGAGTGACCCGATCACTTTCTTCGAGGCCGCCTCGCTTTACCGGCGGCCGCAATGGATGGCGCATCACGGACCCGATGTCTCCACCTCGTTCCGCTGGTTTCCGGTCGTCACCCTGCTGCAGCTCGGCCTTGATGTCGCGGCGGCGACGACGGCACCCATCGGTTACGGCCATGTCTACGCGCCGGAGCATTACATCGATGCGTGGACGGAGGTGACGGCGCCACAAGGCTGGAGCGCCGAGGACATTCAGCGGCTGAAAATGTTCTTCAAGGCCCGCCGCGGCTCCACCGATCCGGCTTGA
- a CDS encoding SDR family oxidoreductase yields MAGKILVIGSTGTIGTPLVKALVARGESVKAASRSGKPADGAEGVRFDYTDASTYAGAFDGVDRLFLLLSGGRLDAIDALTPVVEEAARRKVKIVFLSVLGVDADDSIPYRQIELKIIASGTPYVILRPNWFADNFHSYWKAGIDHGQIAVPAGEGKSSFIDVRDIADSAAAALTSNAFDGRAFNLTGPKTLGYGEAAALISQAIGKPVSYSAVSDDVFIGILTGAGVPQDYAAFLASIFYPVRKGWTAVVTGDVETLTGHAPRSLETYIADNLDRLKG; encoded by the coding sequence ATGGCAGGCAAGATACTTGTGATCGGTTCCACCGGCACCATCGGCACACCGCTGGTCAAGGCGCTGGTTGCCAGGGGCGAAAGCGTGAAGGCCGCGTCGCGCAGCGGCAAGCCGGCGGACGGCGCGGAAGGGGTGCGTTTCGATTACACCGACGCGTCGACCTATGCGGGGGCATTTGACGGCGTTGACCGCCTGTTCCTGCTTCTTTCCGGCGGGCGTCTGGACGCCATCGATGCGCTGACGCCTGTTGTCGAAGAGGCCGCGCGCCGCAAGGTCAAGATCGTTTTCCTCAGCGTCCTCGGCGTCGACGCGGATGATTCCATTCCCTATCGTCAGATCGAATTGAAAATCATCGCGTCAGGCACGCCTTACGTCATCCTGCGCCCGAACTGGTTCGCCGATAATTTCCACAGCTACTGGAAGGCTGGCATCGACCACGGCCAGATCGCCGTGCCGGCGGGTGAGGGCAAGTCCAGCTTCATCGACGTGCGCGATATCGCCGATAGCGCAGCCGCCGCGCTGACGTCCAATGCCTTTGACGGCAGGGCCTTTAACCTGACCGGGCCAAAAACCCTGGGCTATGGCGAGGCAGCCGCGCTGATTTCTCAGGCGATCGGCAAACCGGTCTCCTACAGCGCGGTTTCGGATGATGTCTTCATCGGCATTCTCACCGGTGCGGGTGTACCGCAAGATTACGCCGCCTTTCTCGCATCGATCTTCTATCCCGTGCGCAAAGGCTGGACAGCCGTGGTGACCGGCGACGTCGAAACGCTGACCGGCCATGCGCCGCGTTCGCTGGAGACCTACATCGCCGACAATCTGGACCGGCTGAAGGGCTGA
- a CDS encoding winged helix-turn-helix transcriptional regulator, translating into MEHAYDVYEDRCPTRMVLDRIADKWALLILDKLRRDAVRFNLLRREIKGISQKVLSQTLKKLERDGLISRQAFPTVPVTVEYSLTPLGRTLTDTVAALAHWAEGNMDAVMAAQRAYDERAVI; encoded by the coding sequence ATGGAACATGCCTATGACGTCTATGAGGATCGCTGCCCAACGCGCATGGTGCTGGATCGGATCGCCGACAAGTGGGCGCTGTTGATCCTCGACAAGCTGCGGCGTGATGCCGTTCGCTTCAACCTGCTACGACGCGAGATCAAGGGCATTTCGCAGAAGGTGTTGTCGCAGACGCTGAAGAAGCTCGAGCGTGACGGGCTGATTTCCCGGCAGGCCTTTCCGACGGTTCCTGTCACGGTCGAATATTCACTCACGCCGCTGGGACGCACGCTGACCGATACCGTGGCGGCGCTTGCCCATTGGGCGGAAGGCAATATGGACGCGGTGATGGCGGCGCAGCGGGCTTATGACGAGAGGGCGGTGATCTAG
- a CDS encoding Lrp/AsnC family transcriptional regulator, whose amino-acid sequence MAITDKDRALLALLSENARMPVAELARRLGLSRTTVQARIERLETDGVIAGYGLRLSETYLSGLVRAHVLITIGPKALPSVTAALAAIKEVITLHSVSGTFDLIAILSAPSILELDRLIDRIGALDGVERTLSSIILSTRISR is encoded by the coding sequence ATGGCAATAACGGATAAGGATCGGGCGCTGCTTGCGCTGCTGTCTGAAAACGCCCGCATGCCGGTGGCGGAACTGGCGCGCCGGCTCGGCCTTTCCCGCACCACGGTGCAGGCCCGCATCGAGCGGCTGGAGACGGACGGGGTGATCGCGGGTTATGGTCTGAGGCTGTCTGAGACCTATCTCTCCGGGCTGGTGCGCGCCCATGTGTTGATTACCATCGGCCCGAAGGCCCTGCCGTCGGTCACTGCCGCACTTGCCGCGATCAAGGAGGTCATCACACTGCATTCGGTCAGCGGCACCTTCGACCTGATTGCGATTCTGTCCGCGCCGTCGATCCTGGAGCTCGACCGGCTGATCGACCGCATCGGCGCGCTCGATGGCGTGGAGCGCACGCTGTCTTCGATTATTCTGTCGACGCGGATTTCGCGGTAA
- a CDS encoding saccharopine dehydrogenase family protein — MKNIVVIGAGNIGSAIAWMLAASGDYRITVADRSADQLANVPAHERVDTEIVDITDRPALEALLKGKFAVLSAAPFHLTAGIAEAAVAVGTHYLDLTEDVESTRKVKALAETSATALIPQCGLAPGFISIVAADLAGKFDKLDSVRMRVGALPQYPSNALNYNLTWSTDGLINEYIEPCEAIVEGRLTAVPALEEREEFSLDGVTYEAFNTSGGLGTLCATLEGKVRTMNYRTIRYPGHVAIMKALLNDLNLRNRRDVLKDLFENALPGTMQDVVIVFVTVCGTRNGRFLQETYANKVYAGPVSGRMMSAIQITTASGICTVLDLLAEGALPQKGFVRQEEVALPKFLDNRFGRYYGAHEPLAKVG, encoded by the coding sequence ATGAAAAACATTGTCGTCATCGGCGCGGGTAATATCGGCTCGGCCATCGCCTGGATGCTGGCGGCATCAGGCGATTATCGCATTACAGTCGCCGATCGCTCGGCCGATCAGCTGGCCAATGTGCCTGCTCATGAACGCGTCGATACGGAGATCGTCGACATCACGGACCGGCCTGCGCTCGAAGCGCTGCTCAAAGGCAAGTTTGCCGTGCTCTCCGCCGCGCCGTTTCATCTGACGGCAGGTATCGCCGAGGCGGCCGTCGCCGTCGGCACACACTACCTCGATCTGACCGAGGACGTCGAATCCACCCGCAAGGTCAAGGCGTTGGCGGAAACCTCCGCGACGGCCCTCATTCCACAGTGCGGCCTCGCCCCCGGCTTCATCTCCATCGTCGCTGCCGATCTTGCCGGCAAGTTCGACAAGCTCGATAGCGTCAGGATGCGCGTCGGCGCGCTGCCGCAATATCCGTCCAATGCGCTCAACTACAACCTCACCTGGAGCACGGACGGGCTGATCAACGAGTATATCGAACCCTGCGAGGCCATCGTCGAAGGTCGCCTCACCGCCGTTCCGGCTCTGGAGGAGCGGGAGGAGTTTTCGCTCGATGGCGTTACCTATGAGGCCTTCAACACCTCGGGCGGCCTCGGCACGCTCTGCGCCACGCTGGAGGGCAAAGTACGGACGATGAATTACCGCACCATCCGTTACCCCGGCCACGTGGCGATCATGAAGGCGCTTTTGAACGACCTCAATCTGCGCAACCGACGCGACGTGCTGAAGGACCTGTTCGAGAACGCGCTGCCCGGCACCATGCAGGATGTGGTCATCGTCTTCGTCACGGTTTGCGGCACCCGCAACGGCCGCTTCCTGCAGGAAACCTATGCCAACAAGGTCTATGCCGGCCCGGTTTCCGGCCGAATGATGAGCGCCATCCAGATCACCACGGCGTCAGGCATCTGCACGGTTCTCGATCTGCTTGCCGAGGGCGCGCTGCCGCAGAAGGGCTTCGTGCGACAGGAGGAAGTGGCATTGCCGAAGTTCCTCGACAACCGGTTCGGCCGGTATTATGGCGCGCATGAGCCGCTGGCAAAGGTTGGGTGA
- a CDS encoding protein adenylyltransferase SelO codes for MKFDNSYARLPERFSAAVLPTPVKAPRLIAFNRALADELDLDVEGLDDDRLAAIFSGNVVPQGAEPLAMAYAGHQFGGFVPQLGDGRAILLGEVVDRNGKRRDIQLKGSGPTPFSRRGDGRAALGPVLREYIVSEAMFALGIPATRAMAAVVTGERVQREVGLPGGVFTRVAASHIRVGTFQFFAAREDNEAIGHLADYVIDRHYPEARLADNPYLALLQGIAQRQCDLIARWMMVGFIHGVMNTDNMAVSGETIDFGPCAFLDEYHPNKVFSSIDAQGRYAYNNQPGIAQWNVARLAECLLPLLDHEVEKAAELANTVLADFAAAFPKRWLSGMREKLGLTTEEEGDMDLVQALLGLMQASEADYTLTFRRLSHAAEGDVEPFRGMFIDLAGADAFLARWRERAGREGLSDRDRSAAMLSVNPAIIPRNHRIEELIEAAVEEDDFEPFHAMLKAIGTPFDERPDNAVYMQPPMSHERVFRTFCGT; via the coding sequence ATGAAATTCGACAATTCCTATGCGCGCCTGCCGGAGCGCTTCAGCGCCGCCGTGCTGCCGACGCCGGTCAAGGCTCCGCGTCTCATCGCTTTCAATCGCGCGCTGGCAGACGAGCTTGATCTTGATGTTGAAGGCCTCGATGACGACAGGCTGGCGGCGATCTTTTCGGGCAATGTCGTGCCGCAGGGGGCTGAGCCGCTGGCGATGGCCTATGCCGGCCACCAGTTCGGCGGTTTCGTGCCGCAACTCGGTGACGGGCGTGCCATCCTGCTCGGCGAAGTGGTCGACAGGAACGGCAAGCGTCGCGACATTCAGCTCAAGGGCTCCGGCCCGACACCATTTTCGCGAAGGGGCGACGGGCGCGCGGCGCTCGGTCCTGTGCTGCGCGAATATATCGTGTCGGAGGCGATGTTTGCGCTGGGCATTCCCGCCACGCGGGCAATGGCGGCAGTCGTGACGGGCGAGAGAGTGCAGCGAGAGGTCGGCCTGCCGGGTGGCGTGTTTACCCGCGTTGCGGCAAGCCACATCCGTGTCGGCACGTTCCAGTTCTTTGCCGCGCGGGAAGACAACGAGGCGATCGGACACCTCGCGGATTACGTCATCGATCGGCATTATCCCGAGGCAAGACTGGCGGATAATCCCTATCTCGCCTTGCTGCAGGGCATTGCGCAGCGGCAATGCGACCTCATCGCCCGCTGGATGATGGTGGGCTTCATCCACGGCGTGATGAATACCGACAATATGGCGGTGTCGGGCGAAACCATCGATTTCGGCCCCTGCGCTTTCCTGGATGAATATCACCCCAACAAGGTCTTTTCCTCCATCGATGCGCAGGGACGCTACGCCTACAACAATCAGCCCGGCATCGCCCAGTGGAACGTCGCGAGGCTGGCGGAATGCCTGCTGCCGCTGCTCGATCACGAGGTTGAAAAAGCCGCAGAACTCGCCAATACCGTTCTTGCCGATTTTGCCGCCGCCTTTCCCAAACGCTGGCTTTCCGGCATGCGCGAGAAGCTCGGCCTGACCACCGAGGAAGAGGGCGACATGGATCTGGTGCAGGCTCTGCTTGGGCTGATGCAGGCGTCGGAGGCGGATTATACGCTCACCTTCCGGCGTCTTTCCCATGCGGCTGAAGGCGACGTGGAACCGTTCCGCGGCATGTTCATCGACCTTGCCGGAGCGGACGCGTTCCTCGCGCGCTGGCGCGAAAGAGCTGGCCGTGAGGGGCTTTCGGATCGAGACAGATCGGCGGCAATGCTCTCGGTTAATCCCGCGATCATCCCACGCAACCACCGTATCGAGGAGCTGATCGAGGCTGCGGTGGAAGAGGATGATTTCGAGCCCTTCCACGCCATGCTGAAGGCGATCGGGACACCCTTTGACGAGCGGCCGGACAATGCCGTCTACATGCAGCCGCCGATGAGCCACGAGCGGGTGTTCAGGACGTTTTGCGGGACGTAA